One genomic segment of Hevea brasiliensis isolate MT/VB/25A 57/8 chromosome 3, ASM3005281v1, whole genome shotgun sequence includes these proteins:
- the LOC131178385 gene encoding uncharacterized protein LOC131178385 encodes MTRIFEPILHSALIYIDDILLFSKDVTAHRTLLSTFQQLVNSYGIMLSEKKSSLAQTDIDFLGMKFKDGKYQPVPHIAEELLKFPDKDLTLSKMLKKDAPTWKQEQTCAVKALKEVALNPPPLKIPKDWTFDPS; translated from the exons atgacaaggatattTGAGCCTATCCTTCATAGTGCTCTTATTTATATAGACGATATCCTTCTCTTCTCCAAAGATGTTACGGCCCATAGGACACTCCTCTCTACATTTCAACAATTGGtaaattcctatggaattatgctatcaGAAAAGAAGAGCTCACTGGCCCAAACTGATATCGACTTTCTTGGAATGAAATTCAaggatggaaaataccaaccgGTACCTCACATTGCAGAAGAATTACTGAAATTCCCTGATAAGGACTTAACA CTGTCAAAAATGCTTAAGAAGGATGCCCCAACGTGGAAGCAAGAACAGACATGTGCAGTCAAAGCATTAAAAGAAGTAGCTCTGAACCCGCCACCACTAAAGATTCCCAAAGATTGGACATTTGATCCTTCGTGA